A single Pseudomonas sp. DC1.2 DNA region contains:
- a CDS encoding class I SAM-dependent methyltransferase, whose product MKQTPDDLQQITATTLDHYNSVAEDFREGTRDHDVSQNIDALLRHIQGAAPFSILDFGCGPGRDLQTFTRRGHTAVGLDGSEQFAHMAREDSGCEVWQQDFLKLDLPADRFDGIFANAVLFHIPRQELPRVLKQLHGTLKPGGVLFSSNPRGENQEGWNGPRYGAYHDLQAWQTLLTEAGFVELEHYYRPTGLPRDQQPWLASVWRKSA is encoded by the coding sequence ATGAAACAAACCCCCGACGACCTTCAGCAGATCACCGCCACCACCCTGGATCATTACAATTCGGTGGCCGAGGACTTTCGTGAAGGGACGCGCGACCATGACGTCAGTCAGAACATCGACGCGTTGCTGCGGCACATTCAGGGCGCAGCACCGTTCAGCATTCTCGACTTCGGCTGCGGGCCAGGCCGTGATTTGCAGACGTTCACGCGCAGGGGCCACACCGCCGTCGGCCTTGATGGCTCCGAGCAGTTTGCACACATGGCCCGCGAGGACAGCGGTTGCGAGGTCTGGCAGCAGGATTTTCTGAAACTCGATCTACCGGCCGACCGCTTCGACGGGATTTTTGCCAATGCGGTGCTGTTTCACATCCCGCGCCAGGAACTGCCTCGGGTGTTGAAGCAGTTGCACGGCACGTTAAAGCCGGGCGGGGTATTGTTCAGTTCCAATCCCCGTGGGGAGAACCAAGAGGGCTGGAACGGGCCACGCTATGGGGCGTATCACGATTTGCAGGCGTGGCAGACCTTGCTGACCGAGGCCGGGTTTGTCGAACTGGAGCATTACTACCGCCCCACGGGACTGCCACGCGATCAACAGCCTTGGCTGGCAAGTGTCTGGCGTAAGTCGGCGTAG
- a CDS encoding methionine ABC transporter permease — MWFDRLLQGFIDTFLMVGVSSLIALLAGIPLAVILVTSSKGGIYQAPVLNRALGAFVNLFRSIPFLILMVALIPFTRLIVGTTYGVWAAVVPLTIAATPFFARIAEVSLREVDHGLIEAAQAMGCRRWHIVWHVLLPEALPGIVGGFTITLVTMINSSAMAGAIGAGGLGDIAYRYGYQRFDSQIMLTVIVLLVVLVAIIQLGGDRLARGLNKR, encoded by the coding sequence ATGTGGTTTGATCGTTTGCTTCAGGGTTTTATCGACACCTTTTTGATGGTCGGCGTGTCATCACTGATCGCGTTGCTGGCGGGCATTCCGTTGGCGGTGATTCTGGTCACCAGTTCCAAGGGTGGCATCTACCAGGCCCCGGTACTGAACCGCGCACTGGGCGCGTTCGTGAACCTGTTTCGCTCGATTCCGTTTCTGATTTTGATGGTGGCGCTGATTCCGTTTACCCGGTTGATCGTCGGCACTACCTACGGCGTGTGGGCCGCCGTGGTGCCGCTGACCATCGCTGCCACACCGTTCTTTGCACGCATCGCCGAGGTCAGTTTGCGCGAGGTCGATCACGGCTTGATCGAAGCCGCGCAAGCCATGGGTTGCCGGCGCTGGCACATCGTCTGGCATGTGCTGTTGCCCGAAGCGTTACCGGGGATTGTCGGGGGATTCACCATTACGTTGGTGACGATGATCAACTCGTCGGCCATGGCCGGGGCGATTGGTGCCGGTGGGCTGGGGGATATTGCGTATCGCTATGGCTATCAGCGTTTCGACAGCCAGATCATGTTGACGGTGATTGTGTTGCTGGTGGTGTTGGTGGCGATAATTCAACTCGGCGGGGATCGGTTGGCTCGGGGGCTGAACAAGCGCTGA
- a CDS encoding methionine ABC transporter ATP-binding protein, with amino-acid sequence MTAAIQRRLEIPEPHNAKQTDLHPQLNHAHVRFIGLGKTYNGQQGPVAALHGIDLAIQRGEVFGIIGRSGAGKSSLIRTINRLEQPSTGRVLIDQVDIGEFDENRLVALRRRIGMIFQHFNLMSAKTVWQNVELPLKVAGVPKDRRQLKVRELLELVGLQDKHKAYPAQLSGGQKQRVGIARALVHDPEILLCDEATSALDPETTQSILGLLREINQRLGLTIVLITHEMAVIRDICDRVVVLEHGRIVEQGPVWEVFGNPQHNVSKTLLAPLQHALPQALQRRLEPQPQAADAAVVLRLQFTGSATDEPDLAALFSALGGRVQLLQGGVERIQDHALGQLLLAITGSSLDAEQLRQRASHWAQQVEVLGYVV; translated from the coding sequence ATGACGGCCGCTATCCAACGGCGACTGGAGATTCCAGAGCCCCACAATGCGAAGCAAACCGACCTGCACCCACAGCTTAACCACGCGCATGTGCGCTTCATCGGCCTGGGTAAAACCTACAACGGCCAGCAAGGTCCGGTGGCGGCGTTGCACGGCATTGATCTGGCGATCCAGCGCGGTGAAGTGTTCGGCATTATTGGCCGCAGCGGCGCAGGAAAATCGTCACTGATCCGCACCATCAATCGCCTGGAACAGCCGAGCACCGGACGGGTGCTGATCGATCAAGTGGACATTGGCGAGTTCGATGAAAACCGCTTGGTCGCGCTGCGTCGGCGCATCGGCATGATCTTTCAGCACTTCAACTTGATGTCGGCCAAGACAGTTTGGCAAAACGTTGAATTGCCGCTGAAAGTCGCTGGCGTGCCCAAGGACCGGCGTCAGCTTAAAGTTCGCGAACTGCTGGAACTGGTGGGTCTGCAAGACAAACACAAGGCCTACCCGGCGCAGCTTTCCGGTGGACAGAAACAACGCGTCGGCATCGCCCGCGCGTTGGTCCACGACCCAGAAATTCTGCTGTGCGACGAAGCCACGTCAGCGCTGGACCCAGAGACCACGCAATCGATCCTCGGCCTGCTGCGCGAGATCAATCAACGGCTGGGCCTGACCATCGTGCTGATCACCCACGAGATGGCCGTGATCCGCGACATCTGCGACCGCGTCGTGGTGCTGGAGCATGGGCGAATCGTCGAGCAAGGCCCGGTGTGGGAGGTGTTTGGCAATCCGCAACACAACGTCAGTAAAACCCTGCTGGCGCCGCTGCAACATGCGTTGCCGCAAGCGCTGCAACGTCGCCTTGAGCCACAACCACAGGCTGCGGACGCCGCCGTGGTGCTGCGCCTGCAATTCACCGGCAGTGCCACGGATGAACCAGACCTGGCGGCATTGTTCAGCGCCCTGGGTGGTCGCGTGCAGCTACTTCAGGGCGGTGTCGAACGGATTCAGGACCACGCGCTCGGGCAACTGCTGCTGGCAATCACCGGCTCGTCGCTTGACGCCGAACAATTGCGTCAACGCGCCAGTCACTGGGCGCAACAGGTGGAGGTACTGGGCTATGTGGTTTGA
- a CDS encoding MetQ/NlpA family ABC transporter substrate-binding protein, whose amino-acid sequence MTQKLLTHPVKALALALGLFSSVTFGAEAPLKVGTTAAFAIALEAAVDEAAKQGLKVELVEFTDWIAPNVSLAAGDIDVNYFQHIPFLENAKAAAGFDLVPFAPGIINNVGLYSKKYTSFDALPEGATVAIANDPINSGRGLQLLAKAGLITLKPGVGYKATEEDIIANPKRIKILQVEAVQLVRAYDDADLVQGYPAYIRLSKTFDAGSALLFDGLDHKEYVIQFVIQPKSKTDPRLIKFVDIYQHSPAVRAALDKAHGTLYQAGWES is encoded by the coding sequence ATGACCCAGAAACTCCTGACCCACCCAGTCAAAGCACTGGCCCTGGCCCTCGGCCTCTTCAGCAGCGTGACCTTTGGCGCCGAGGCGCCGCTGAAAGTCGGCACCACCGCCGCGTTCGCCATTGCGCTGGAAGCCGCCGTCGACGAAGCCGCCAAACAAGGCCTGAAAGTCGAACTCGTGGAGTTCACCGACTGGATCGCCCCGAACGTCAGCCTCGCTGCCGGCGACATCGACGTCAATTACTTCCAGCACATCCCGTTTCTAGAGAACGCCAAGGCTGCCGCTGGGTTTGACTTGGTGCCGTTTGCTCCGGGAATCATCAACAACGTCGGCCTCTACTCGAAGAAATACACAAGCTTCGACGCATTGCCTGAAGGCGCCACCGTGGCCATTGCCAACGACCCGATCAATAGCGGTCGCGGTCTGCAACTGCTGGCCAAAGCCGGGCTGATCACGCTCAAACCGGGTGTCGGCTACAAAGCCACCGAAGAAGACATCATCGCCAACCCGAAGAGAATCAAAATCCTCCAGGTCGAAGCTGTGCAACTGGTCCGCGCCTATGATGACGCCGACCTGGTGCAGGGCTACCCCGCCTACATCCGTTTGTCGAAGACCTTCGATGCCGGCTCGGCGCTGCTGTTCGACGGCCTCGACCACAAGGAATACGTGATTCAGTTCGTGATCCAGCCGAAAAGCAAAACCGACCCGCGCCTGATCAAATTTGTCGACATCTACCAGCATTCGCCGGCTGTTCGCGCAGCGTTGGACAAGGCCCACGGCACGCTGTACCAAGCGGGCTGGGAAAGCTGA
- a CDS encoding LLM class flavin-dependent oxidoreductase → MADAKKKILLNAFNMNCIGHINHGLWTHPRDNSTEYKTLEYWTELAQLLERGLFDGLFIADIVGVYDVYQNSVDVPLKESIQLPVNDPLLLVSAMAAVTKNLGFGLTANLTYEPPYLFARRMSTLDHLSRGRVGWNIVTGYLDSAAKAMGLSEQVEHDRRYDQADEYLQVLYKLWEGSWENDAVINDPTQRIYALPDKVHKVKHQGEFYQVEGYHLCEPSPQRTPVLFQAGSSDRGLVFAGRHAECVFISGQNKPSTKVQVDKVRASAVEAGRSPEGIKLFMGLNVIVGATEELAWAKHAEYLSYASAEAGVAHFSASTAIDFSQYELDEPIQYVKSNAIQSATKNLQNNDWTRRKLLEQHALGGRYITVVGSPEQVADELESWIAETGLDGFNLTRIVTPESYVDFIDLVIPELQRRGSYKTAYDAGSLREKLFHGGAHLPEQHTGAHYRH, encoded by the coding sequence ATGGCCGATGCCAAGAAAAAAATCCTGCTCAACGCGTTCAACATGAACTGCATCGGGCACATCAACCATGGTCTGTGGACCCATCCACGGGACAACTCCACCGAATACAAAACCCTCGAATACTGGACCGAACTGGCGCAATTGCTGGAGCGTGGACTGTTCGACGGTTTGTTCATCGCCGACATCGTGGGCGTGTATGACGTCTATCAAAACTCGGTGGATGTGCCGCTCAAAGAGTCGATCCAGCTGCCGGTCAACGACCCGTTGCTATTGGTTTCGGCCATGGCCGCCGTCACTAAAAACCTCGGCTTCGGCTTGACCGCCAACCTGACTTACGAACCGCCGTACCTGTTCGCCCGACGCATGTCGACCCTTGATCACCTAAGTCGCGGCCGGGTCGGCTGGAACATCGTCACCGGCTACCTCGACAGCGCGGCCAAGGCCATGGGCCTGAGCGAACAGGTGGAACATGACCGGCGTTACGACCAGGCCGACGAGTACCTGCAAGTGCTCTACAAACTCTGGGAAGGCAGTTGGGAAAACGACGCGGTGATCAACGATCCAACGCAACGGATCTACGCCCTGCCAGACAAAGTTCACAAGGTCAAACACCAGGGCGAGTTCTATCAGGTCGAGGGTTATCACCTCTGCGAACCGTCACCACAGCGCACGCCGGTGCTGTTTCAGGCGGGCAGCTCGGATCGCGGCCTGGTGTTTGCCGGGCGGCACGCCGAGTGCGTGTTCATCAGCGGCCAGAACAAGCCTTCGACCAAAGTTCAGGTGGACAAGGTGCGCGCCAGTGCCGTTGAGGCCGGGCGCAGCCCCGAGGGCATCAAACTGTTTATGGGCCTGAACGTGATCGTCGGCGCGACCGAGGAACTGGCCTGGGCCAAGCACGCCGAATACCTGAGCTACGCCAGTGCCGAAGCCGGCGTGGCACATTTCTCAGCCTCGACAGCGATTGATTTTTCCCAGTACGAGCTCGATGAGCCGATCCAGTACGTGAAGAGCAACGCTATCCAGTCCGCCACCAAAAACCTGCAAAACAACGACTGGACCCGGCGCAAATTGCTCGAACAGCACGCCTTGGGTGGCCGCTACATCACGGTGGTCGGTTCGCCGGAGCAGGTGGCTGACGAGCTGGAATCGTGGATTGCCGAAACCGGTCTGGACGGCTTCAACCTGACGCGGATCGTCACCCCGGAAAGCTACGTGGATTTCATCGACCTGGTGATTCCGGAGTTGCAGCGCCGCGGTTCGTACAAGACCGCCTACGACGCGGGCAGCCTGCGCGAAAAATTGTTTCACGGCGGTGCGCATTTGCCTGAGCAACATACCGGCGCCCATTACCGACACTGA
- a CDS encoding SfnB family sulfur acquisition oxidoreductase codes for MTFSHHVAVITSDEHALIVATDLADDFKRDSALRDRERRLPHPELEVFSRSGLWGISVPKAYGGAGVSNVTLAKVIALIAQADGSLGQIPQNHFYALEVLRVNGSEAQKKRLYAHVLAGQRFGNALAELGTKTAHDRVTSLKRDGDGYRINGRKFYATGAIYAQRIPTSVVDENGIQQLAFVPRDSKGLTVIDDWSGFGQRTTGSGSVVFEDVYVAADDVIPFQSAFERPTTVGPLAQILHAAIDSGIARAAYEDALHFVRTKTRPWIDSGNDNATEDPLTLKSFGHLAIRLHAAEALLERSGEFLDKAQANTNADTVAAASIAVAEARAISTDISLAAGSTLFELAGSQATLIEHGLDRHWRNARVHTLHDPVRWKYHAVGNYYLNDENPPLRGTI; via the coding sequence ATGACTTTTTCTCACCACGTCGCGGTCATAACCAGCGATGAGCACGCCCTGATTGTCGCCACAGACCTGGCCGACGACTTCAAACGCGACAGCGCGTTGCGCGACCGCGAGCGCCGCCTGCCACACCCGGAACTGGAAGTCTTTTCCCGTTCGGGCCTGTGGGGCATCAGCGTACCCAAAGCCTACGGCGGCGCCGGGGTGTCGAATGTCACCCTGGCCAAGGTCATTGCCTTGATCGCACAAGCCGACGGTTCCCTCGGACAAATTCCGCAGAACCATTTCTATGCACTCGAAGTGCTGCGGGTGAATGGCAGCGAAGCGCAGAAAAAGCGCCTGTACGCGCACGTATTGGCCGGGCAGCGCTTCGGTAATGCTCTAGCGGAACTGGGCACCAAAACCGCCCACGACCGCGTGACGAGCCTCAAGCGAGACGGTGACGGCTACCGCATTAACGGCCGCAAGTTCTACGCCACCGGCGCGATCTACGCCCAGCGCATCCCGACGTCAGTGGTGGATGAAAACGGTATACAACAACTGGCATTTGTCCCGCGCGACAGCAAAGGACTGACAGTGATCGACGACTGGAGCGGCTTCGGCCAGCGCACCACCGGCAGCGGTTCGGTGGTGTTCGAAGACGTCTATGTCGCCGCCGACGACGTGATCCCGTTTCAAAGCGCCTTCGAACGCCCAACCACCGTCGGTCCGCTGGCGCAGATTCTCCATGCCGCCATCGACAGCGGCATCGCGCGCGCCGCTTATGAAGACGCGCTGCACTTCGTGCGCACCAAAACCCGACCGTGGATCGATTCCGGCAACGACAACGCCACTGAAGACCCGTTGACCCTCAAAAGCTTCGGCCACTTGGCTATTCGCCTGCACGCCGCCGAAGCCCTGCTGGAACGCTCCGGCGAATTCCTCGACAAGGCCCAGGCGAACACCAACGCCGACACCGTCGCCGCGGCCTCGATTGCCGTCGCCGAAGCCCGCGCCATCAGCACCGACATCTCCCTCGCCGCCGGCAGCACGCTGTTCGAGCTGGCCGGCAGCCAGGCCACCCTGATCGAACACGGTCTGGATCGCCACTGGCGCAACGCTCGGGTGCATACCTTGCACGACCCGGTACGTTGGAAGTACCACGCCGTGGGCAATTACTACCTCAACGATGAAAACCCGCCACTGCGGGGGACCATCTGA
- a CDS encoding SfnB family sulfur acquisition oxidoreductase, translating into MSSLAEAIVQSDLDVAPPLLPAQVLRNDAQAIKAAHELAQVARLHAAKRDQQRKLPWAEIEHFTRSGLGSIAIPREYGGPQVSFVTIADVFAIISAADPALGQIPQNQFGLLNLVLGCATEPQKKQLFNSVLEGWRIGNAGPERGTKNTLELKARITADGDGFVINGQKFYSTGALFAHWVAVKALNDDGKQVLAFVRRGTPGLRIVDDWSGFGQRTTASGTILLNNVRVDAEQVVDNWKINDSPNIQGAVSQLIQAAIDAGIARGAIDDAIEFVKTRARPWIDAKVERASDDLYVIADIGKLKIELHAAEALLRKAGQVLDQVSAAPVTAESAARASIAVAEAKVLTTEISLLASEKLFELAGSRATLAEFNLDRHWRNARVHTLHDPVRWKYHAVGTYHLNGTLPARHSWI; encoded by the coding sequence ATGTCCAGTCTGGCAGAAGCCATTGTCCAGAGTGATCTGGACGTCGCGCCCCCCTTGTTGCCCGCGCAGGTCTTGCGCAACGACGCACAAGCCATCAAGGCCGCTCATGAGCTGGCGCAAGTCGCCCGCCTGCACGCCGCCAAACGTGACCAGCAGCGCAAGCTGCCATGGGCGGAAATAGAACACTTTACCCGTAGCGGCCTGGGCAGCATTGCCATCCCCCGCGAGTACGGTGGCCCCCAGGTTTCATTCGTCACCATTGCCGATGTTTTCGCGATCATTTCCGCGGCGGACCCGGCCCTCGGGCAGATTCCGCAGAATCAGTTCGGCCTGCTCAATCTGGTGCTGGGCTGCGCAACCGAACCGCAGAAAAAGCAGTTGTTCAACAGCGTCCTCGAAGGCTGGCGCATCGGCAATGCGGGGCCGGAGCGCGGCACCAAAAATACCCTCGAACTCAAAGCGCGGATTACCGCCGACGGCGACGGTTTTGTCATCAACGGCCAGAAGTTTTATTCCACCGGTGCGCTATTCGCCCACTGGGTCGCCGTCAAGGCGTTGAACGACGATGGCAAACAAGTGCTGGCCTTCGTCCGCCGTGGTACGCCCGGTTTGCGCATCGTTGATGACTGGTCGGGCTTTGGCCAACGCACCACGGCCAGCGGCACCATTTTGCTCAACAACGTGCGGGTCGACGCCGAGCAGGTGGTGGATAACTGGAAGATTAACGACAGCCCGAATATTCAAGGCGCGGTGTCGCAGTTGATTCAAGCAGCCATCGACGCCGGCATTGCCCGGGGTGCCATTGATGACGCTATCGAATTCGTCAAAACCCGCGCTCGGCCGTGGATCGACGCCAAGGTCGAACGCGCCAGCGATGACCTGTACGTGATCGCCGACATCGGCAAACTGAAAATCGAATTGCACGCCGCCGAAGCGCTGCTGCGCAAGGCCGGGCAAGTGCTTGATCAAGTCAGCGCGGCGCCTGTCACCGCAGAGTCCGCCGCCCGCGCCTCGATTGCCGTGGCCGAAGCCAAAGTGCTGACCACCGAGATCTCGTTGCTGGCCAGCGAAAAACTCTTCGAGCTGGCCGGCAGCCGCGCCACCCTCGCCGAATTCAATCTTGATCGTCACTGGCGCAACGCCCGCGTACACACCCTGCACGACCCGGTGCGCTGGAAGTACCACGCCGTGGGCACCTATCACCTCAACGGCACGCTGCCCGCTCGCCATTCCTGGATCTGA
- the tcyN gene encoding L-cystine ABC transporter ATP-binding protein TcyN yields MIVVEKLTKQFKGQVVLNGIDLQVKEGEVVAIIGPSGSGKTTFLRCLNFLEEPTSGRIKVGDIEIDSSRPLNQQQSLVRRLRQHVGFVFQNFNLFPHRTALENVIEGPLVVKKIPRNEAVALGMKLLSKVGLAGKEDAYPRRLSGGQQQRVAIARALAMEPEVILFDEPTSALDPELVGEVLATIRGLAEEKRTMVIVTHEMGFARDVANRVVFFDKGVIVEQGEAKALFANPKEERTRQFLSKFLNNAQN; encoded by the coding sequence ATGATTGTCGTGGAAAAACTGACAAAGCAGTTCAAGGGTCAAGTGGTGCTCAACGGCATCGATCTGCAAGTCAAGGAAGGCGAGGTGGTGGCGATCATTGGTCCCAGCGGCTCGGGCAAAACCACCTTCCTGCGCTGCCTTAATTTTCTGGAAGAACCCACCAGCGGCCGGATCAAGGTCGGTGACATAGAGATCGATAGTAGCCGCCCCCTGAACCAGCAACAGAGTCTGGTACGACGTTTGCGCCAGCACGTGGGTTTCGTGTTCCAGAACTTCAACCTGTTTCCCCATCGCACCGCCCTCGAAAATGTTATCGAAGGCCCGCTGGTGGTGAAAAAAATCCCACGCAACGAAGCCGTTGCCCTGGGCATGAAGCTGCTGTCCAAGGTTGGCCTCGCGGGCAAGGAAGATGCTTACCCGCGACGCCTCTCCGGCGGCCAGCAACAGCGTGTCGCGATTGCCAGGGCACTGGCGATGGAACCGGAAGTCATCCTGTTCGACGAGCCGACCTCGGCACTGGACCCTGAGCTGGTGGGCGAAGTGCTGGCGACCATTCGCGGCCTGGCCGAAGAAAAGCGCACGATGGTCATCGTCACCCACGAAATGGGGTTTGCCCGAGACGTGGCGAATCGCGTGGTGTTTTTCGACAAGGGGGTGATCGTCGAACAAGGCGAAGCCAAGGCGCTGTTTGCCAACCCAAAAGAAGAGCGGACGCGGCAGTTTCTCAGCAAGTTCCTGAATAACGCGCAGAACTGA
- the tcyL gene encoding cystine ABC transporter permease — protein sequence MQEGFQLALDSAPFLLKGAYYTVILSLGGMFFGLLLGFGLALMRLSRFKLVSWIARIYVSFFRGTPLLVQLFVIYYGLPQMGLELDPLPAALIGFSLNMAAYACEILRAAISSIERGQWEAAASIGMTRAQTLRRAILPQAARTALPPLGNSFISLVKDTALAATIQVPELFRQAQLITARTFEIFTMYLAAALIYWILATVLSHLQNRLEARVNRHDQES from the coding sequence ATGCAAGAAGGTTTCCAACTCGCGCTGGACTCCGCGCCCTTCCTGCTCAAGGGCGCGTATTACACGGTTATCTTGAGCCTGGGTGGGATGTTCTTCGGCCTGCTGCTGGGCTTCGGCCTGGCACTCATGCGCCTGTCGCGCTTCAAGCTGGTGAGCTGGATCGCGCGTATCTACGTCTCGTTCTTTCGCGGTACGCCGTTGTTGGTGCAACTGTTCGTGATCTATTACGGCTTGCCGCAAATGGGTCTTGAGCTGGATCCGCTGCCCGCGGCCCTGATCGGTTTTTCGCTGAACATGGCGGCTTACGCGTGTGAAATCCTCCGCGCCGCGATCAGCTCCATCGAGCGCGGCCAGTGGGAAGCTGCCGCCAGTATTGGCATGACCCGTGCGCAAACCTTGCGGCGGGCCATCCTGCCGCAAGCGGCGCGCACCGCTCTGCCGCCGCTGGGTAACAGTTTCATTTCGCTGGTCAAGGACACCGCGCTTGCGGCTACCATTCAAGTGCCGGAACTGTTTCGCCAAGCGCAATTGATCACCGCTCGCACCTTCGAAATCTTCACCATGTATCTGGCCGCCGCGCTGATCTACTGGATACTTGCAACGGTGCTGTCGCACCTGCAAAACCGGTTGGAAGCGCGGGTCAATCGGCACGACCAGGAGTCCTGA
- the tcyJ gene encoding cystine ABC transporter substrate-binding protein yields MNFSALRRNLLVGSLGLALSAGLLGQAVAGEQLQKIKQAGVINVGLEGTYPPFSFVDADGKLAGFEVEFSEALAKELGVKVKLQPTKWDGILAALESKRLDAVINQVTISDERKKKYDFSEPYTISGIQALTLKKNEGTIKTAADLAGKKVGVGLGTNYEQWLKDNVPQAIIKTYDDDPTKYQDLRVGRIDAILVDRLAALELLSKAKDTAISGEAFSRQEAGVALRKGEPELLAAVNQAIEKLRANGTLKKISEKYFNADVTQ; encoded by the coding sequence ATGAATTTTTCCGCACTACGTCGAAATCTGCTGGTGGGTTCATTGGGCCTGGCACTCAGCGCCGGCCTGCTGGGGCAGGCAGTTGCCGGTGAGCAACTGCAAAAAATCAAGCAGGCGGGCGTGATCAACGTCGGCTTGGAAGGCACTTATCCACCGTTCAGTTTCGTCGACGCCGACGGCAAACTGGCCGGCTTCGAAGTCGAGTTCTCCGAAGCCCTGGCCAAAGAGTTGGGTGTAAAGGTCAAACTGCAACCGACCAAATGGGACGGTATCCTTGCAGCGCTGGAATCCAAACGACTGGACGCGGTGATCAACCAAGTGACCATCTCGGACGAGCGCAAGAAGAAGTATGACTTCTCCGAGCCGTACACCATCTCTGGGATTCAGGCCCTGACCCTGAAAAAGAATGAAGGCACCATCAAGACCGCTGCTGACCTGGCGGGCAAAAAAGTCGGTGTGGGCCTGGGCACCAACTACGAACAGTGGCTCAAAGACAACGTCCCGCAAGCCATCATCAAGACCTACGACGATGATCCGACCAAGTATCAGGACCTGCGCGTAGGCCGTATCGACGCCATTTTGGTTGACCGGCTGGCCGCCCTCGAACTGCTCAGCAAAGCCAAGGACACCGCCATCTCCGGCGAAGCCTTCTCCCGCCAGGAAGCCGGTGTTGCCCTGCGCAAAGGCGAGCCTGAACTGCTGGCCGCCGTGAACCAAGCCATCGAGAAATTGCGCGCTAATGGCACGCTGAAAAAAATCTCGGAAAAATACTTCAACGCTGACGTCACTCAATAA
- a CDS encoding D-cysteine desulfhydrase, which yields MIKQQLARFNRLDLLSHPTALEKLERLSTWLGRDVYVKRDDLTPLAMGGNKLRKLEYLVADAQAQGADTLITAGALQSNHVRQTAALAAKCGLGCVALLENPLGTDDTNYLSNGNRLLLDLFDTKVEQVENLDNADDQLQALAGRLRNNGKKPYVVPIGGSNALGALGYVRAGLELAEQIKDTGLTFAAVVLASGSAGTHSGLALALSEVLPDLPVIGVTVSRSDEDQRPKVQGLAERTAELLGVSLPASFKVELWDEYFGPRYGEPNAGTLAAVKLLASQEGVLLDPVYTGKAMAGLLDGIGRGRFDEGPIIFLHTGGAPALFAYKDFL from the coding sequence ATGATCAAACAACAGCTTGCCCGCTTTAATCGCCTCGACCTGCTCAGCCATCCCACTGCCCTGGAAAAACTCGAACGCCTGTCGACCTGGCTGGGCCGCGACGTTTACGTTAAGCGCGATGACCTGACACCGCTGGCAATGGGCGGTAACAAGCTGCGCAAACTCGAATACCTGGTTGCCGATGCACAGGCACAGGGCGCCGACACCTTGATCACCGCTGGCGCGCTCCAGTCCAACCACGTCCGTCAGACGGCGGCGCTGGCGGCAAAATGCGGGCTGGGCTGTGTGGCGTTGCTGGAAAACCCGCTAGGGACCGACGACACCAACTACCTCAGCAACGGCAATCGGCTGCTGCTGGACCTGTTCGACACCAAGGTTGAGCAGGTAGAAAACCTCGACAACGCCGACGATCAACTACAAGCCCTCGCTGGACGTCTGCGCAATAACGGGAAAAAACCGTATGTGGTGCCCATCGGTGGTTCCAATGCCTTGGGGGCTTTGGGTTACGTGCGCGCCGGCCTGGAGCTGGCCGAACAAATCAAGGACACCGGGCTGACCTTCGCCGCCGTCGTCCTCGCCTCAGGCAGCGCCGGGACCCACAGCGGCTTGGCACTGGCGCTGAGCGAAGTGCTGCCGGATTTACCGGTGATTGGCGTCACAGTGTCACGCAGCGATGAAGATCAGCGTCCCAAAGTTCAGGGCCTGGCCGAACGTACCGCCGAGCTGTTGGGTGTGAGCCTGCCAGCGAGTTTCAAGGTTGAACTGTGGGACGAGTATTTCGGCCCGCGTTATGGCGAGCCGAATGCCGGAACACTGGCGGCGGTGAAACTGCTGGCGAGCCAGGAAGGTGTGCTGCTCGACCCGGTGTACACCGGCAAGGCCATGGCCGGGTTGCTGGACGGCATTGGGCGCGGGCGCTTCGATGAAGGTCCGATTATCTTCCTGCACACCGGTGGGGCGCCGGCGTTGTTTGCCTACAAAGACTTCCTGTAA